In one Methanobacterium sp. genomic region, the following are encoded:
- a CDS encoding VWA domain-containing protein codes for MKLKTLNKEEQKVEAIEEEVDVKKLLKMKGKKKNRRYGTRVDSKTQKGRYIKSKLPKNSSGDVAIDATLRAAALSSKGKIKVKSEDLRHKIRKHGAKASIVMLVDISGSMFSDKKANRLKGILNSVIEDTNRHQDRISVIGFKGEEAEIIIPTTRRATSFREQIENIRVGGTTPLAAGMRKSYELLKKEKLKDEFVPMLLILSDGMPNVALEDGPIKDALNIAEKIKEKEIHTIVINFERSVRYGHEVNMELALAAGGRYYDLEELKDPGMVVSKILDFERENL; via the coding sequence ATGAAACTTAAAACCCTCAACAAAGAGGAACAAAAGGTTGAAGCCATAGAAGAAGAAGTGGACGTCAAAAAACTCTTGAAAATGAAGGGAAAAAAGAAAAATCGCCGTTACGGTACGAGAGTTGATTCAAAAACACAGAAAGGGCGTTATATCAAAAGTAAACTTCCCAAAAACTCTTCTGGTGATGTTGCAATTGACGCAACACTACGAGCTGCTGCTTTAAGCTCTAAAGGAAAGATTAAGGTAAAAAGTGAAGACTTGCGTCATAAAATTCGTAAACATGGTGCTAAAGCTTCTATAGTCATGTTAGTGGATATAAGTGGGTCAATGTTTTCTGATAAGAAAGCTAACAGATTAAAAGGAATATTAAATAGTGTTATTGAGGACACTAATCGTCATCAGGACAGAATTAGTGTGATAGGGTTTAAAGGAGAAGAAGCAGAGATAATTATCCCCACCACCCGCCGGGCCACATCCTTTAGAGAACAAATAGAAAATATCCGAGTTGGAGGAACAACTCCACTTGCCGCCGGAATGAGAAAAAGTTATGAACTTCTTAAAAAAGAGAAATTAAAGGATGAATTCGTACCTATGCTGCTCATACTCTCTGATGGCATGCCCAATGTTGCTTTAGAGGACGGCCCTATTAAAGATGCCCTTAACATTGCAGAGAAGATTAAAGAAAAAGAAATTCACACTATTGTAATAAACTTCGAAAGATCAGTACGTTATGGTCATGAAGTGAACATGGAACTTGCACTGGCAGCTGGTGGCCGTTATTATGATTTAGAAGAATTGAAGGATCCTGGAATGGTTGTTTCAAAAATATTAGATTTTGAACGTGAAAATCTGTAA